A stretch of the Rosa rugosa chromosome 5, drRosRugo1.1, whole genome shotgun sequence genome encodes the following:
- the LOC133708981 gene encoding glucan endo-1,3-beta-glucosidase 3: MLMQLHLNLHRLISDTLPLDHLHHKPLSLLFTTKPISSSHHKPQKQLPFLFSLPFTLGHLFLKFSTFWFSWILFQISVLGFSLRFFALLGSVVWWVMEVRKDSMAVLLLLLLLAVSSVSAADDAFVGVNLGTDLSDMPSPTEVVALLKAQNIRHIRLYDADRAMLLALANTGIQVTVSVPNDQLLGIGQSNATAANWITRNVIAHVPATNITAIAVGSEVLTALPNAAPVLVSALKFIHSALVASNLDRQIKVSTPHSSSIILDSFPPSQAFFNRSWDKVMVPVLNFLQSTDSYFMLNVYPYYDYMQSNGVIPLDYALFRPLPPNKEAVDANTLLHYTNVFDAIVDAAYFAMSYLNITNLPIVVTESGWPSKGDSAEPDATLDNANTYNSNLIKHVLNNTGTPKHPGIAVSTYIYELYNEDLRPGSVSEKNWGLFDANGLPVYTLHLTGAGTVLANDTTNQTFCVAKEGADKKMLQAALDWACGPGKVDCSPMLQGKPCYEPDNVVTHATYAFNAYFQKMAKSPGTCDFKGVATITTTDPSHGSCIVPGSAGRNGTFDNSTSLAPSSNSTTASSGCISLFFHSSGSFASSAIIGFLVLSAVFL; the protein is encoded by the exons ATGCTCATGCAGCTGCATTTGAATCTCCACCGTTTGATCTCTGACACACTCCCTCTTGATCATCTGCACCATAAACCCTTGTCTCTTTTATTTACAACTAAACCCATCAGTAGTTCCCACCACAAACCTCAAAAGCAGCTCCCTTTtctcttttcccttccattcaCTCTTGGtcatttgtttttaaaattctCCACCTTTTGGTTCTCTTGGATTTTGTTCCAGATTTCAGTTCTGGGTTTTTCTTTGAGGTTCTTTGCTCTTCTGGGTTCGGTTGTTTGGTGGGTTATGGAAGTGAGGAAGGACTCCATGGCTGTTCTGCTCCTGCTTCTCCTTTTAGCTGTGTCTTCAGTTTCTGCTGCTGACG ATGCTTTTGTGGGTGTAAACCTTGGTACAGACCTCTCTGACATGCCAAGTCCAACTGAGGTGGTTGCTCTTCTTAAAGCTCAAAACATTCGACATATCAGGCTCTACGATGCAGACAGAGCCATGCTCCTTGCTCTTGCAAACACAGGCATCCAAGTAACTGTTTCTGTCCCCAATGATCAGCTCCTTGGGATTGGTCAGTCCAATGCCACTGCGGCCAACTGGATTACTCGCAATGTGATAGCACATGTTCCTGCCACAAACATAACAGCTATAGCTGTCGGATCTGAAGTCCTAACTGCCCTCCCAAATGCTGCTCCAGTGCTAGTCTCTGCCCTAAAGTTCATTCACTCAGCACTTGTTGCGTCTAACCTTGATCGCCAAATTAAAGTCTCTACTCCACACTCTTCCTCCATTATTCTCGACTCCTTTCCTCCTTCCCAAGCCTTCTTCAATCGCTCATGGGACAAGGTCATGGTTCCGGTGCTCAATTTTTTGCAGTCTACAGATTCATATTTCATGCTCAATGTCTACCCATACTATGATTATATGCAATCAAATGGTGTGATCCCCTTGGACTATGCACTTTTCCGCCCTCTCCCTCCAAACAAGGAAGCTGTTGATGCTAATACATTGCTGCATTATACTAATGTCTTTGATGCAATTGTTGATGCCGCGTATTTTGCAATGTCCTATCTAAACATTACAAATCTCCCCATTGTAGTGACTGAGTCAGGCTGGCCCTCCAAGGGTGACTCAGCAGAGCCAGATGCCACACTTGACAATGCTAACACTTACAATAGTAACCTAATCAAGCATGTGCTTAACAACACTGGGACTCCTAAGCATCCTGGGATTGCTGTTAGTACTTACATTTATGAGCTCTACAATGAGGATTTGAGACCTGGATCAGTCTCCGAAAAAAACTGGGGACTTTTTGATGCAAATGGGTTGCCAGTTTATACCTTACACTTGACAGGTGCTGGAACTGTGTTGGCAAACGACACAACGAACCAAACCTTTTGTGTCGCAAAGGAGGGTGCTGACAAAAAGATGCTACAGGCAGCCCTAGATTGGGCTTGTGGACCTGGAAAAGTTGATTGCTCACCTATGCTGCAAGGGAAACCTTGTTATGAACCAGACAATGTGGTGACTCATGCAACATATGCTTTCAATGCATACTTTCAGAAGATGGCCAAGTCTCCTGGGACTTGTGATTTCAAAGGGGTAGCTACTATTACTACCACAGACCCAA GTCATGGTTCTTGTATAGTTCCTGGAAG TGCT